One Pseudonocardia sediminis DNA window includes the following coding sequences:
- a CDS encoding multicopper oxidase family protein: MLALLATVAVLAPIAWLWWDSTMPSTYSVMDMGRPDLGGGPAGPPAAGTHDGAHAGMHGGRGVDTLRETSTAPADVLVTVTARRQVFRLPSGQQVDGYTLNGTSPGPEIRAVQGQIVQIRLVNESVPGGVTLHWHGVDVPNGDDGTAGVTQDAVPPGGEFTYRFTARDAGTYWYHSHQVAHEQVQKGLFGALVIAPAAAPAGPEALALVHLYDGHRTVNGRSGDVPVAAAPGSRVRVRVVNTDNGPMSAWVTGAPFRLVAVDGTDVNQPSPVSGQAVTVTAGGRADLEVAVPADGSGARVELGGDTAMVFGRPLAPSRKPAVTLDTLAYGTPAPLGFDPAAADRTFGYAVGRRPGFVDGRPGLWWTVNGHMWPDVPMFVVSEGDVVRVHITNTSGDVHPMHLHGHHAVVLARNGVPATGSPWWVDTLDVGDGESYDIAFVADNPGIWMDHCHNLTHAAEGLVAHLMYTGISEPFRVGGDAANDPE, encoded by the coding sequence GTGCTCGCGCTGCTGGCCACCGTCGCGGTGTTGGCGCCGATCGCGTGGCTGTGGTGGGACAGCACGATGCCCTCGACCTACTCGGTCATGGACATGGGCCGTCCCGACCTCGGCGGCGGTCCCGCCGGCCCGCCGGCGGCCGGGACGCACGACGGCGCGCACGCGGGGATGCACGGCGGCCGCGGCGTGGACACCCTGCGCGAGACCTCCACCGCGCCCGCCGACGTTCTCGTCACCGTGACGGCACGGCGTCAGGTCTTCCGGCTGCCGTCGGGGCAGCAGGTGGACGGGTACACCCTGAACGGGACGTCACCGGGGCCGGAGATCCGCGCCGTCCAGGGGCAGATCGTGCAGATACGGCTGGTGAACGAGTCCGTCCCCGGCGGCGTCACCCTGCACTGGCACGGTGTCGACGTGCCCAACGGCGACGACGGCACCGCAGGCGTCACCCAGGACGCGGTGCCCCCGGGTGGGGAGTTCACCTACCGGTTCACCGCTCGCGACGCCGGGACGTACTGGTACCACTCGCACCAGGTCGCCCACGAGCAGGTGCAGAAGGGGTTGTTCGGTGCGCTGGTGATCGCCCCCGCCGCGGCACCGGCCGGGCCCGAGGCGCTCGCCCTGGTCCACCTCTACGACGGCCACCGCACCGTGAACGGCCGTTCCGGCGACGTCCCGGTGGCCGCGGCGCCGGGGAGCCGGGTCCGCGTGCGGGTGGTGAACACCGACAACGGCCCGATGTCGGCGTGGGTGACCGGCGCGCCGTTCCGGCTCGTCGCCGTCGACGGCACCGACGTGAACCAGCCGTCACCGGTGTCCGGGCAGGCGGTGACCGTGACCGCCGGCGGGCGGGCGGACCTGGAGGTCGCGGTGCCCGCGGACGGCTCCGGGGCCCGGGTCGAGCTCGGCGGCGACACCGCGATGGTGTTCGGGAGGCCCCTCGCACCGTCGCGGAAGCCGGCCGTCACGCTCGACACCCTGGCCTACGGGACGCCGGCGCCGCTCGGCTTCGACCCGGCCGCGGCGGACCGGACCTTCGGGTACGCGGTGGGGCGCCGTCCGGGGTTCGTCGACGGCCGCCCGGGCCTGTGGTGGACGGTCAACGGCCACATGTGGCCGGACGTGCCGATGTTCGTCGTCAGCGAGGGCGACGTGGTGCGCGTGCACATCACCAACACCAGCGGCGACGTGCACCCGATGCACCTGCACGGGCACCACGCCGTGGTCCTCGCGCGCAACGGGGTGCCCGCCACCGGCAGCCCGTGGTGGGTCGACACGCTCGACGTGGGCGACGGCGAGTCCTACGACATCGCCTTCGTCGCCGACAACCCCGGCATCTGGATGGACCACTGCCACAACCTCACGCACGCGGCCGAGGGGCTGGTGGCGCACCTGATGTACACCGGGATCTCCGAGCCGTTCCGCGTCGGTGGGGACGCGGCCAACGACCCGGAGTGA
- a CDS encoding FadR/GntR family transcriptional regulator, with protein sequence MPLVTARRGGLVEQVIEQLSAAIRDGEWAVGTKIPPEAELATSLDVGRNTVREAVRALAHGGLLEVRQGDGTFVRATSELSGALRKLCGDELREVLEVRRILEVDAARLAAVRRTNDDLADLRAAMVVRDTALHDAAVADPDANHTAVADAVRTDTDFHALVVRCAHNSLLSELYRGVAEAVAGSVAATMPPEIGTEKEVSHSGIVEAIAARDVERAAREAGEFLTRLIEQRA encoded by the coding sequence GTGCCTCTGGTCACAGCACGCCGTGGCGGCCTGGTCGAGCAGGTCATCGAGCAGCTGAGCGCGGCGATCCGGGACGGCGAGTGGGCGGTCGGGACGAAGATCCCGCCGGAGGCCGAGCTCGCGACCTCGCTCGACGTCGGGCGCAACACCGTCCGCGAGGCCGTCCGCGCGCTGGCGCACGGCGGACTGCTGGAGGTCCGGCAGGGTGACGGGACGTTCGTCCGCGCGACGAGCGAGCTCTCCGGGGCGCTGCGCAAACTGTGCGGCGACGAGCTGCGCGAGGTGCTCGAGGTCCGCCGGATCCTGGAGGTCGACGCGGCGCGCCTGGCCGCCGTCCGCCGTACCAACGACGACCTCGCCGACCTGCGCGCGGCCATGGTCGTCCGGGACACGGCCCTGCACGACGCCGCGGTCGCCGACCCCGACGCCAACCACACGGCCGTGGCCGACGCCGTCCGCACCGACACCGACTTCCATGCGCTCGTCGTGCGGTGCGCGCACAACTCCCTGCTCAGCGAGCTCTACCGCGGGGTCGCCGAGGCGGTGGCGGGCAGCGTCGCGGCGACGATGCCGCCCGAGATCGGCACCGAGAAGGAGGTCTCGCACTCCGGCATCGTCGAGGCGATCGCGGCCCGCGACGTCGAGCGTGCCGCACGGGAGGCGGGCGAATTCCTGACCCGGTTGATCGAGCAGCGGGCCTGA
- a CDS encoding CynX/NimT family MFS transporter gives MSIQHAEDQAEETVVTRAAESVDHRRHAALVGTPLLVVGVALAASNLRPAVTSMASVLGEVRDDLGASSVWASVLTSAPTICFGLAAVAAPLLGRRFGMARAVGISLAVLTLGLLMRVIDGPWVVLGGTFVAAAGIAIGNVLIPVVVKESFPNAVGRVTGVYTAALAAGGGIGAAFTPPMEALFGGWRASVGAWAALSLAALLVWGIGARHGTTGGVARAGGDGAVPERRSLLRSPLAWAVTAFFGLQALVAYTAMGWLAELFVSVGIPRTDAGYMLALVNMIGIPLSFIVPPLALNRRSQSGWIVGMASVGLASVIGMAIAPAAAPWLWTVMLGVGMGVFPLGLGVIAVRTRNSVDTTSLSAMAQGFGYLFGASGPFLFGLLHGISGGWTLSLSLLAVVIVAEMVLGWIVGRPRYV, from the coding sequence ATGAGCATCCAGCACGCCGAGGACCAGGCAGAGGAGACCGTCGTCACCAGGGCCGCCGAGTCGGTGGACCACCGGCGACACGCCGCCCTCGTCGGTACGCCGCTGCTCGTCGTGGGCGTCGCGCTGGCCGCGTCCAACCTGCGTCCGGCCGTCACCAGCATGGCGTCGGTGCTCGGCGAGGTGCGCGACGACCTGGGCGCCTCGTCGGTGTGGGCGAGCGTGCTCACCTCCGCCCCGACGATCTGCTTCGGCCTGGCCGCGGTCGCCGCGCCGCTGCTGGGACGCCGCTTCGGGATGGCCCGCGCGGTCGGGATCTCCCTGGCCGTGCTGACCCTCGGCCTGCTGATGCGCGTGATCGACGGGCCGTGGGTGGTCCTCGGCGGCACGTTCGTCGCCGCGGCCGGCATCGCGATCGGCAACGTCCTCATCCCGGTCGTGGTGAAGGAGTCGTTCCCGAACGCGGTCGGGCGGGTCACCGGCGTCTACACCGCCGCGCTCGCCGCCGGAGGCGGCATCGGCGCCGCGTTCACCCCGCCGATGGAGGCGCTGTTCGGCGGCTGGCGGGCCTCGGTCGGGGCGTGGGCGGCACTGTCGCTCGCCGCGTTGCTGGTCTGGGGCATCGGCGCCCGGCACGGGACGACCGGCGGCGTAGCGCGCGCAGGTGGCGACGGGGCCGTGCCCGAGCGCCGGTCGTTGCTGCGCAGCCCGCTGGCCTGGGCGGTCACCGCGTTCTTCGGGCTGCAGGCGCTCGTCGCCTACACCGCGATGGGCTGGCTCGCGGAGCTCTTCGTCAGCGTCGGCATCCCGCGCACCGACGCCGGCTACATGCTGGCGCTGGTCAACATGATCGGGATCCCGCTGAGCTTCATCGTGCCGCCGCTCGCGCTGAACCGGCGCTCGCAGTCCGGGTGGATCGTCGGGATGGCCTCGGTCGGGCTGGCGTCGGTGATCGGCATGGCGATCGCGCCGGCCGCGGCACCCTGGCTGTGGACGGTCATGCTCGGCGTCGGGATGGGTGTGTTCCCGCTGGGCCTGGGCGTGATCGCGGTCCGCACCCGCAACTCGGTCGACACCACCAGCCTGTCGGCGATGGCGCAGGGCTTCGGCTACCTGTTCGGCGCGAGCGGCCCGTTCCTGTTCGGGCTGCTGCACGGGATCAGCGGGGGATGGACGCTGTCGCTGTCCCTGCTCGCCGTCGTCATCGTCGCGGAGATGGTGCTGGGCTGGATCGTCGGTCGCCCGCGGTACGTCTGA
- the trpB gene encoding tryptophan synthase subunit beta: MTDTTTRVEDAARLIDQTGPYFGRFGGRYVPEALVAALDELDAAYTGALVDPEFTGRLAELHRTYSGRPSLITEVTRFAEHAGGARVILKREDLNHTGSHKINNVLGQALLTRQMGKSRVIAETGAGQHGVATATAAALLGLDCVVYMGEVDTERQALNVARMRLLGAEVRPVTSGSRTLKDAMNEAMRDWVTNVADTHYLIGSVAGPHPFPAMVRDFQRIIGVEARQQMLDSVGRLPDVICACVGGGSNAMGIFHAFLDDADVELVGFEAGGDGVETPRHAASIGGGDVGVLHGSRSFILQDDDGQTRESHSISAGLDYPGVGPEHSWLHELGRARYESVTDDEAMQAFKLLCRTEGIIPAIESAHALAGALREGRRLGPDGVVLVNLSGRGDKDVDTAARYFDLVDAEGSAITDGETP; encoded by the coding sequence GTGACCGACACCACCACCCGAGTCGAGGACGCGGCGCGTCTGATCGACCAGACCGGTCCGTACTTCGGCCGGTTCGGCGGCCGCTACGTTCCGGAGGCGCTGGTCGCCGCCCTCGACGAGCTCGACGCCGCCTACACCGGCGCGCTGGTCGACCCCGAGTTCACCGGGCGTCTCGCCGAGCTCCACCGCACCTACTCCGGGCGTCCGAGCCTGATCACCGAGGTGACCCGGTTCGCCGAGCACGCGGGTGGTGCGCGGGTGATCCTCAAGCGCGAGGACCTCAACCACACCGGCTCGCACAAGATCAACAACGTGCTGGGCCAGGCGCTGCTCACCCGTCAGATGGGCAAGTCCCGGGTGATCGCCGAGACCGGCGCGGGCCAGCACGGCGTCGCCACCGCGACCGCGGCCGCGCTGCTCGGGCTCGACTGCGTCGTCTACATGGGCGAGGTCGACACCGAGCGCCAGGCGCTCAACGTCGCCCGGATGCGCCTGCTCGGTGCCGAGGTCCGGCCCGTCACCTCCGGTTCGCGCACCCTTAAGGACGCGATGAACGAGGCCATGCGGGACTGGGTGACCAACGTGGCCGACACCCACTACCTGATCGGCTCGGTCGCCGGGCCGCACCCGTTCCCGGCGATGGTGCGCGACTTCCAGCGGATCATCGGCGTCGAGGCGCGGCAGCAGATGCTCGACTCCGTCGGGCGCCTGCCGGACGTCATCTGCGCCTGCGTCGGCGGCGGGTCGAACGCGATGGGGATCTTCCACGCGTTCCTCGACGACGCCGACGTCGAGCTGGTCGGCTTCGAGGCCGGCGGCGACGGCGTCGAGACCCCGCGGCACGCGGCGTCGATCGGCGGCGGAGACGTCGGCGTGCTGCACGGCAGCCGCAGCTTCATCCTGCAGGACGACGACGGCCAGACCCGGGAGAGCCACTCCATCTCGGCCGGCCTGGACTACCCGGGCGTCGGCCCGGAGCACTCCTGGCTGCACGAGCTCGGCCGCGCCCGCTACGAGTCGGTCACCGACGACGAGGCGATGCAGGCGTTCAAGCTGCTGTGCCGCACCGAGGGGATCATCCCGGCGATCGAGAGCGCGCACGCGCTGGCCGGGGCCCTGCGTGAGGGCCGGCGCCTCGGGCCCGACGGCGTCGTGCTCGTGAACCTGTCCGGGCGCGGCGACAAGGACGTCGACACCGCCGCCCGCTACTTCGACCTCGTGGACGCCGAGGGCTCCGCGATCACCGACGGAGAGACCCCGTGA
- the trpA gene encoding tryptophan synthase subunit alpha, translating into MSTAPAFAAAREQGRAALVGYLPVGFPDVPTSVAALQAMVEGGVDVVEIGLPYSDPLMDGPVIQRATQAALDGGARTADAFTAVRGAVEAGAPALVMTYWNLIDRYGVERFAADLAAAGGSGLITPDLLPDDAEDWWAASEKHDLDRVYLVAQTSTPKRLAMTAGASRGFLYAVSLMGVTGVASIGAGARELVGRCREITDMPVCVGVGVRTAEQARQVAGYADGVIVGTAFVQALADAPDRKSGVDAVRALASELAEGVREGSSVRA; encoded by the coding sequence GTGAGTACCGCACCCGCCTTCGCCGCCGCCCGGGAGCAGGGGCGTGCCGCGCTCGTCGGCTACCTGCCGGTCGGCTTCCCCGACGTGCCCACCTCCGTCGCCGCGTTGCAGGCGATGGTGGAGGGCGGTGTCGACGTCGTCGAGATTGGGCTGCCGTACTCCGACCCGCTGATGGACGGCCCGGTCATCCAGCGCGCCACCCAGGCCGCACTCGACGGCGGCGCCCGCACCGCGGACGCGTTCACCGCGGTCCGCGGCGCGGTCGAGGCCGGTGCCCCGGCGCTGGTCATGACGTACTGGAACCTGATCGACCGCTACGGCGTCGAGCGGTTCGCCGCCGACCTGGCCGCGGCCGGCGGCTCCGGGCTGATCACCCCCGACCTGCTGCCCGACGACGCCGAGGACTGGTGGGCGGCGTCGGAGAAGCACGACCTCGACCGCGTCTACCTCGTCGCCCAGACGTCCACGCCGAAGCGTCTGGCGATGACGGCCGGGGCGTCGCGGGGGTTCCTCTACGCGGTCTCGCTGATGGGCGTGACCGGTGTCGCGTCGATCGGTGCCGGGGCCCGCGAGCTGGTCGGTCGCTGCCGCGAGATCACCGACATGCCGGTCTGCGTGGGCGTGGGCGTGCGGACCGCCGAGCAGGCCCGTCAGGTGGCCGGATACGCCGACGGCGTCATCGTCGGGACGGCGTTCGTGCAGGCCCTCGCCGACGCCCCGGACCGGAAGTCCGGCGTCGATGCCGTGCGCGCCTTGGCCTCCGAGCTCGCCGAGGGCGTCCGCGAGGGGTCGTCCGTGCGCGCCTGA
- a CDS encoding ferric reductase-like transmembrane domain-containing protein produces MPPPRSADIAAGRPRPAAGTVWTVVLVAVLAGPALLWLLRSGPQPLWRQLSVVTGLLALSAMVVAATLPSRVRSLSRALGLETLLALHRQLGVLAGALVAAHLATVIAADPTRVTLLDPLVAPARGIAATGASIALTVLLVLALRRSRHRGTHEVWRWLHLLLAAAVLGASALHVLWLGHVVADAVLGPVLAGLGVLLLAVLVSRWLMRAVFDQRSEFRVQEVRTESPTVSTLVLARRGRHSGGGTWFRPGQFAWLRLERHAVEEHPFTIASSAQDTGRVEFTVRHTGDFAGRLRDLPPGEPVWLDGPYGAFTTDGVPGTGLVLIAGGVGITPMMSMLRTAADRGDRRPYRLVVHARDRADLLFRAELAQLRTRLDLRVTEVLRRPALDWDGATGPIDTSLLAATLIDLDDPHRRVDYFVCGNPRLVTDVLDTLTALGVPENRVHTEQFHHV; encoded by the coding sequence GTGCCGCCTCCGCGTTCGGCCGACATCGCCGCCGGCCGTCCGCGTCCGGCGGCGGGCACGGTCTGGACCGTGGTCCTGGTCGCGGTGCTGGCCGGTCCGGCGCTGCTGTGGCTGCTGCGCTCGGGCCCGCAACCGTTGTGGCGCCAGCTCTCCGTGGTCACCGGCCTGCTGGCGCTCTCGGCGATGGTCGTCGCCGCGACGCTGCCGTCCCGGGTCCGGTCGCTGAGCCGGGCGCTCGGCCTGGAGACCCTGCTGGCCCTGCACCGCCAGCTCGGGGTGCTGGCCGGGGCGCTGGTCGCGGCGCACCTGGCCACGGTGATCGCGGCCGACCCGACCCGGGTCACGTTGCTCGACCCGCTGGTCGCCCCGGCCCGCGGGATCGCCGCGACGGGGGCCTCGATCGCGCTGACCGTGCTGCTCGTGCTCGCGCTGCGCCGGTCGCGGCACCGCGGCACGCACGAGGTCTGGCGCTGGCTGCACCTGCTCCTCGCCGCCGCCGTGCTCGGGGCGTCCGCGCTGCACGTGCTCTGGCTCGGACACGTGGTCGCCGACGCCGTGCTCGGCCCGGTGCTGGCCGGTCTCGGCGTCCTGCTGCTCGCGGTGCTGGTCAGCCGGTGGCTGATGCGCGCGGTGTTCGACCAGCGCTCGGAGTTCCGCGTGCAGGAGGTGCGGACCGAGAGCCCGACGGTCAGCACGCTGGTGCTGGCGCGTCGCGGCCGTCACTCCGGGGGCGGCACCTGGTTCCGGCCCGGGCAGTTCGCGTGGCTGCGCCTGGAGCGGCACGCGGTCGAGGAGCACCCGTTCACGATCGCCTCCAGCGCGCAGGACACCGGCCGGGTCGAGTTCACGGTGCGCCACACCGGCGACTTCGCCGGGCGGCTGCGGGACCTCCCGCCCGGCGAGCCAGTGTGGCTGGACGGCCCGTACGGCGCGTTCACCACCGACGGGGTCCCCGGCACCGGGCTCGTCCTGATCGCCGGCGGCGTCGGCATCACGCCGATGATGAGCATGCTGCGCACCGCCGCCGACCGCGGCGACCGTCGTCCGTACCGGCTCGTCGTGCACGCCCGCGACCGCGCCGACCTGCTGTTCCGGGCCGAGCTCGCCCAGCTCCGGACCCGGCTGGACCTGCGGGTCACCGAGGTCCTGCGCCGCCCGGCCCTGGACTGGGACGGCGCGACCGGGCCGATCGACACCAGCCTGCTGGCCGCGACCCTGATCGACCTCGACGACCCGCACCGGCGCGTCGACTACTTCGTCTGCGGCAACCCCCGGCTCGTCACCGACGTGCTGGACACGCTCACCGCGCTCGGCGTCCCGGAGAACCGGGTGCACACCGAGCAGTTCCACCACGTCTAG
- a CDS encoding DUF4142 domain-containing protein, translating into MPRRIPAALRWALLVALVGAVVISIGQSWVAAAPSAGGWTQTRWGPLGPADRDLLQKVRLAGLWEAPTGQQAQQQAVAPAVKEVGAHLAGEHAQLDVAARETADKLGVLLPSRPSDQQLGWMNQLSGLTGTDYDRAFIQIVRAAHGTVLPLIAEVRSGTRNQLMRQFADTADQYVGRHIGYLESTGLVDYSALPEPPEPAPAPGTSGAGLIVPALVVLGALLAAIGLLTTLRRRPRPHGDAPDLLHRPLRALGGRAILPAPRPVPDIERDGPGTGARRTQSDLVPAHPTGPDPWDELGNAPPGRRARRRRPDHDTDHPIDGHHRRDTWS; encoded by the coding sequence ATGCCCCGCCGGATCCCGGCCGCCCTGCGTTGGGCGCTGCTCGTCGCGCTCGTCGGCGCGGTGGTGATCTCGATCGGCCAGTCCTGGGTGGCCGCCGCGCCGTCCGCGGGTGGCTGGACCCAGACCCGGTGGGGCCCGCTCGGCCCGGCCGACCGCGACCTGCTGCAGAAGGTCCGCCTCGCCGGTCTGTGGGAGGCCCCGACCGGGCAGCAGGCCCAGCAGCAGGCCGTCGCCCCGGCCGTCAAGGAGGTCGGCGCGCACCTGGCCGGCGAGCACGCCCAGCTCGACGTCGCCGCCCGCGAGACCGCGGACAAGCTCGGTGTGCTGCTGCCCAGCCGGCCCTCGGACCAGCAGCTCGGCTGGATGAACCAGCTCTCCGGGCTGACCGGCACCGACTACGACCGCGCGTTCATCCAGATCGTGCGGGCCGCCCACGGCACCGTGCTGCCGCTGATCGCGGAGGTCCGGTCCGGCACCCGCAACCAGCTGATGCGCCAGTTCGCCGACACCGCCGACCAGTACGTCGGCCGCCACATCGGCTACCTGGAGAGCACCGGGCTGGTCGACTACTCCGCGCTGCCGGAGCCGCCGGAACCCGCTCCGGCCCCGGGCACCTCGGGCGCCGGGCTGATCGTGCCCGCGCTCGTCGTGCTCGGGGCGCTGCTCGCCGCGATCGGGCTGCTCACCACGCTGCGCCGCCGCCCCCGGCCGCACGGCGACGCGCCCGACCTCCTGCACCGCCCGCTGCGGGCACTCGGGGGACGGGCGATCCTCCCGGCCCCGCGTCCGGTCCCGGACATCGAGAGGGACGGGCCGGGCACCGGGGCCCGACGGACACAGTCCGACCTGGTGCCGGCGCACCCGACCGGCCCGGACCCCTGGGACGAGCTCGGCAACGCCCCACCCGGGCGGCGCGCCCGTCGCCGCCGTCCCGACCACGACACCGACCACCCGATCGACGGCCACCACCGTCGCGACACCTGGAGCTGA